The window GGCCGAGTCCGGCCGCCTTACGACGGGCGCCGGCGCGTCGCGCCTGCCTAACTGTGTTACGAACGCGTCACGTGTTACGCGCGCGTCACGAGCAGCTCAGGCGGCCGCGGGGGAGCGGGAGCGTGCAGGTGCGCGTGGAATCGTTCTGCGTGATGACGACCTTGGCCGTGGCCGAGCCGTCGTAGGTCACCACCTCGCGGCGGGTCGTCGTCTTGGTCGAGCCGCTCGCGAGCGTGACGCTCGCCGTGCTGGCGCGCACCACGGTGCCCGCGGTCGGGTAGACGCTGCTGCCCGTCTTGACCGGCACCACGAGCCCGGTCGTCGTGTCGCCCATGACACGGGTCGCGGTGAACGTCGTGCTGTCGGAGAGCTTGCCGGACGTCGACTCCTGCCCTGCGGAGGTGCCGTTCACGGTCCGCTGGGTGCTGCCGGTCGCCAGCCCGGTGACCGTGCGGTCGCTCACCGAGCTCACCGTGCTCGTCGCGCTGGCGACCGTGGCCTGGGAGCTGTCCGGGCCGAACCCGGGGCCGAAGCCGCGGCGGTTGCCGGGGGTGAACGTCGTCGTCCCCGTGACCTCGACGTGCGTGACGGCGGTATTCGTGGTCGAATCGAACGCCTGTTGGGCGGTGCCGGCGGCGTCGGTGTAGATGGCGTAGCGGGAGATCGTCAGGCCGTTGACCGTCGTCGGGGCGCATGTGATGCGGCCGGTGCTCGACGAGAACGTGCAGGTGCTGATGGGCAGGTTGCCGCCGAACGGCACCCCGAAGAGGCCGCGGCCGAAGCCCGGGCCGAAACCGCCGCCGCCGAGGAAAGCGCCGCCGAGGCCGCCGCCCATGAAGCCGCCGAAGCCCGGCCCGCCCCCGCCGTGGCCGCCGTGGTCTCCGTGGCCGCCGCCCGGCCCGAAGGTCCCGGTCGTGCTGTCACCGGAGGAGGGCGTGGTGCCGGTGCTCCCGCTGCTCGCGCTGTAGCTGCTCGCGAGGTAGTTGTAGCCGGGCGTCGAGCTCGAGAACGCGCTCGACAGGAGGGCCGACGTCGCCGCGAGGCTCGAGGCGGTCGGCGAGGTGGACGACTCGCGGCACGCCGCGGTCAGGGCGGCGCCTAACGCGGCGGCGCCCAGGGCGAGTCTGGGGGTGGAGCGCATGCGGTGTGAACTCCGGACTGTGGGTCGGTGCGACGGCCGCGGACTGCGCCGCCGCTGCGTCCAACACACGCGGCGCGCGCGGCCCCCCTACGCGGGACGGCGGCGTCGTCGACGCGCGCCGCGGGTCGTGCCCCCGACGTACGGGTCCGCGCCGTGCGTTCATCCCGCCGAGGCCCGGCCGTCGCGCCGGCCCAAGCCCGCGCCACCTTCAGCCCGCACCTCACCGTGACGATGTCCGACCTGTTGCGCACGCCGCTCGCGACGACGCTCGCGTGCCTCGTCCGCCGCGCGCGCCGCGGCCTGCTGTCGGCGGGCGCTGTGGCCTTCTCCGCGGCGCCGGCCGCCGCCCAGTCGGCCGCCGCGCCGGCGCTCCACGCGTCGGCCCTCCACCTGCCGCGCGCGGTGCGGCAGGCGTACGCGCGCGGCACGCGGTCGCCCGACGGCCGGCCGGGCGCGCGGTACTGGCAGAACCACGCGCGCTACGCGATCACCGTCACCGCGCTCCCGCCCGACCGGACGGTGCGCGGGAGCGAGCAGATCACCTACCACAACGACAGCCCCGACACGCTGCGCGCGCTCGTCTTCAAGCTGTTCCTCAACATCCACAAGCCCGGCGCGCCGCGCGAGGCCTCGGCGGCGGCGGACTACCTCACCTCGGGCGTGCACGTGGACGCGTTCGCGGTGAACGGCGCCGCGACCCCGTGGGGCGACGACGCGCGCACGTTCACCGTGCGGCGCGTACAGCTCACGGCGCCGCTCCTCCCGCGCGACTCGGTGCGGCTGTCGTTCGACTGGCACTACGACGTCTCGCGCGAGGCGGGGCGCGAGGGCATGCTCGATTCGACGACGTTCTACCTCGCCTACTTCTACCCGCGCGTCGCCGTCTACGACGACTACAACGGGTGGGACACGATGACGTTCACCGACGCGCAGGAGTTCTACAGCGACTTCAACGACTACGACGTGACGGTGCGCGTGCCGCGCGACTACGTCGTGTGGGGGACGGGCACGCTGGCGAACGCCGCCGAGGTGCTGCGCCCCGCGCCGCTCGCCCGCTTCCGCGCGTCACTCGCCTCCGACACGACGGTGCACGTGGCGACACGCGCCGAACTCGCCGCGCACGCCGTCACGGCGCAGCCGCCCAACGGCGGCGCGGGCCCCGGGACCAACGCGTGGCACTTCACCGCGGCCGGCGTGCCCGACGTGACGTTCGCGCTCGGCGACCACTACGTGTGGGACGCGGGCGGCGCGGTGGTCGATAGCGCGACGGGGCGACGCGCGGGTGTGCAGGCCGCGTACAACGACACCGCCGCGGACTTCCACTACATGGTGCAGTTCGGCCGGCACGCGCTCGGCTGGCTCTCGCGCAACTGGCCCGGCGTCCCGTACCCGTACGAGAAGACGACCGTCGTGCAGGGGAGCGCGGACATGGAGTACCCGATGATGGTCAACGACGGGAGCACGTCCGACACGACGTTCTCGCGCTTCGTCGTGGAGCACGAGATCGCGCACACCTGGTTCCCGTTCTACATGGGGATCAACGAGACGCGCTACGGCTTCATGGACGAGGGGTGGGCGACGACGTTCGAGTACCTCATCAACCAGGCCGACCTGGGTCCGGCGCGCGCAGCGACTTTCTACAAGGACTTCCGCATCGCCGGCTGGATCCACGACCCGTCGCCGCTCGAGGACCTGCCGATCATCACGCCCGGAGACGTGCTCTCCGGGCGCGCGCTCGGCAACAACGAGTACGGCAAGGCGTCGCTCGGCTACCTCGCGGTCAAGGACCTGCTCGGCGACGCGCTGTTCCGCCGCGCCCTGCACGCGTTCATCGAGCGCTGGCACGGCAAGCACCCCCTCCCGTGGGACTTCTTCAACACGGTGAACGACGTCGCCGGGCGCGACCTCGACTGGTTCTGGCGCGCGTGGTACTTCAGCAACAGCTACATCGACCTCGGCGTGGACGCGGTGCGGCCGACCCCGACCGGGTGCGCCGTCGCGCTGCGGAACGTCGGCGGGATGCCGGCGCCGGTCGACCTCGTGTTGGGCTACGCGGACGGCACGAGCGAGAGGGTGCACGTGACGCCGGCGGTCTGGGCGGCGGACCCGGCGCGGGCGACGGTCGCGGTCGCGACGCGCAAGACGCTCCGCTCGCTCGCGCTCGACGGCGGCATCTTCATGGACGCGGACCCGTCGAACGACCGGTGGAGCGCGGGGACGCCGGGTGCGACGCCTAACGTAGAGTCTAACGGAGCGCCGTAGGCCCGGCCGCCGTTCCCACACCGGGGGACGCCGCGGCCTCGCGGACCAGCGCGTCGAGCACGGTCGCGCGCGCGGCGCGGTCGTCCGCCCCGAACGTGGGCGGGTCGATGAGCTCGGCGTAGGCGAGCGCGGCCGCCGCCGGCACGGGGTCGCCGCAGGGGGCGCGGCGCGCGGCGTCCTCGACGAGCAGGGCGAGCGCGAGACTTCCGGCCAGGCGGTGCAGCAGCCGGCGCGCGTAGACCGGCCCGACGTCGGGCGACGCCGTCGTGACCCGGACCGCGTGCCGGTCCCCGGCGAGGCGGCGGTCGAGCGCGTCGCGCAGCGGGGCGAGTCCGTCGGGGAGCGCGGCGAGGACGTCGCCGACGCGCGCCTCGTAGGCCGCGAACCCGCCGTAGCGCGCGTCGAGCATCCGGAGCAGCTCCAGCGCCTGGATGTTCGCCGGCCCTTCCCACACCGTGAGCACCTGCGCGTCGCGGAGCAGCCGCTCGGCCGGGTAGTCGCGCGTGTACCCGTTGCCGCCCATCAACTCGAGTGTCGCGCGGGCCGCGGCGACGGCGTCGTCGGCGGTGAGGTACTTGGCGAGCGAGGTGCTCACGCGCAGCCAGGTGCGGCGCGCCGGGTCGCGAAGCGCGTCGTCGAGCGCGCCCGCGGCCTCGAAGGCGAGGAGCGTTCCGGCGCGCCAGCGCACGGCCAACTCGACGAGGGTGTCCTGCACCATCGGATAGCGGACGATCGCCTGGCCGAACGCGCGCCGGTGCGTGGCCCACGCGACCGCCTCGCGCACGGCCCGCCGCTGCGCGCCCGCGGCGCCGACCGCGTTGTGCACGCGACTGTAGGTGAGCGCTTCGAGCATGAGGCGGAGCCCGTGAGGCGGCGCCGCGACTTCGACCGCCTCCGCGCCCGACAGGTCGATCTCGCCCGTGGGGAGGCCCGTGGTGCCGAGCTTGGCCTTGAGGCGCCGGACGCGGTAGTGGTTGACCTGGCCGTCGTCGAGGTGGCTCGGCACGAGGTAGAGGCCGAGCCCCGCGGAGCCGGGCGGGGCGCCGGTCGGGCGCGCGGTGGCGAGGGCGAGGCCGCTGTTCGCGTTGCTCGTGAACCACTTGAGGCCGTGCAGCGCGAAGCCGGCGCCCCGCGGCCGGGCCGCGGTGGTCGTCGCGCCGACGTCGCTCCCGCCGTGCAGCTCGGTCGCCCACGTGCCGCCGGTCTTCGCGAGCCCGTCGGTGCGGGTGAGCTCGGGGAGGTACCGGTCGCGGAGCGGTGCGGGGGCGAAGTGGCCGAGTACGTAGGCGACCGCGCCGGTGAGCGTGACGGGGCAGTGCAGGCTGATGTCGGCCTGCGACAGGAGGTACCCCATCGCGAAGCTCAGCAGGTGGGGCGCGCCGTCGCGGTAGGGACGGCCGACGATGCCGCGCGCGTAGACCTCGCGGTGCTGCGCGTCGTAGGTCGGGTTGCAGACGATCCGGTTGACGACGCGGCCGTCGCGGTCGTAGGTCTCGAGCCGGGGCGGCGCGTCGCGGTCGGTGGCGGCGGCCTGCGCGTCGACCGCGGTCAGCACCCAGTCGTGGAACGCGGCGAGCTCGGGGCGGAAGCGGCAGAACCCGGCGACGCGCGCGTCGAGGCGGTCGGCGAGGAACGGGTCGTAGCTCGTCATCGCACAGAGAGCGGCGGGCCGCGGCGGTCCCGGGGCGCCTGACGGGCCTGCGCCCGTCAGGCGTCGTCCGGGGCGTTCACGCGGAGCACGACTTGGGCGAGGATGAGAAGGACGCCGAGCGGGACGAGCGCGTGCCACCCCCCGGCGTGTACTCCGAGGAGGAGGAAGCCGACCGCCCAGACGACGAGGAGGAGGGCGCCTAACGGGCCGAGGATGCCGACAGTGCGTCTGTCCAGGGCGTGGCTCACGGGGGACCTCCGGTGTGGGGACGGCCTGCGTGCGGTACGCGGGCGCCGTTCATGTTGGCGCACGTGCCGTGGGCTCGCAAGTGCGCCCGCAAGGCGGAACGTGGCTGGCGCGCGGAGGGGTTCTTGACACGAGCGTCCAGTATGCGTATGGTTGGCGCATGGCCCGCCCGAAGCAATTCGACCGGGACGAGGCC is drawn from Gemmatimonadetes bacterium T265 and contains these coding sequences:
- a CDS encoding peptidase, whose protein sequence is MSDLLRTPLATTLACLVRRARRGLLSAGAVAFSAAPAAAQSAAAPALHASALHLPRAVRQAYARGTRSPDGRPGARYWQNHARYAITVTALPPDRTVRGSEQITYHNDSPDTLRALVFKLFLNIHKPGAPREASAAADYLTSGVHVDAFAVNGAATPWGDDARTFTVRRVQLTAPLLPRDSVRLSFDWHYDVSREAGREGMLDSTTFYLAYFYPRVAVYDDYNGWDTMTFTDAQEFYSDFNDYDVTVRVPRDYVVWGTGTLANAAEVLRPAPLARFRASLASDTTVHVATRAELAAHAVTAQPPNGGAGPGTNAWHFTAAGVPDVTFALGDHYVWDAGGAVVDSATGRRAGVQAAYNDTAADFHYMVQFGRHALGWLSRNWPGVPYPYEKTTVVQGSADMEYPMMVNDGSTSDTTFSRFVVEHEIAHTWFPFYMGINETRYGFMDEGWATTFEYLINQADLGPARAATFYKDFRIAGWIHDPSPLEDLPIITPGDVLSGRALGNNEYGKASLGYLAVKDLLGDALFRRALHAFIERWHGKHPLPWDFFNTVNDVAGRDLDWFWRAWYFSNSYIDLGVDAVRPTPTGCAVALRNVGGMPAPVDLVLGYADGTSERVHVTPAVWAADPARATVAVATRKTLRSLALDGGIFMDADPSNDRWSAGTPGATPNVESNGAP
- a CDS encoding acyl-CoA dehydrogenase is translated as MTSYDPFLADRLDARVAGFCRFRPELAAFHDWVLTAVDAQAAATDRDAPPRLETYDRDGRVVNRIVCNPTYDAQHREVYARGIVGRPYRDGAPHLLSFAMGYLLSQADISLHCPVTLTGAVAYVLGHFAPAPLRDRYLPELTRTDGLAKTGGTWATELHGGSDVGATTTAARPRGAGFALHGLKWFTSNANSGLALATARPTGAPPGSAGLGLYLVPSHLDDGQVNHYRVRRLKAKLGTTGLPTGEIDLSGAEAVEVAAPPHGLRLMLEALTYSRVHNAVGAAGAQRRAVREAVAWATHRRAFGQAIVRYPMVQDTLVELAVRWRAGTLLAFEAAGALDDALRDPARRTWLRVSTSLAKYLTADDAVAAARATLELMGGNGYTRDYPAERLLRDAQVLTVWEGPANIQALELLRMLDARYGGFAAYEARVGDVLAALPDGLAPLRDALDRRLAGDRHAVRVTTASPDVGPVYARRLLHRLAGSLALALLVEDAARRAPCGDPVPAAAALAYAELIDPPTFGADDRAARATVLDALVREAAASPGVGTAAGPTALR